From Bacteroidota bacterium, a single genomic window includes:
- the ftcD gene encoding glutamate formimidoyltransferase, which produces MKQLIECVPNFSEGRDKDKIKQITDAIESVEGISLLDVDMGASTNRTVVTFVGEPAAVVEAAYRGIAKAAELIDMRTHKGAHPRMGATDVTPLIPIAGITFDECIVWAKELGKRVGELGIPVYLYEMAASTPERRNLAVIRAGEYEAFATKIYQPEWKPDFGPQEFNAKAGQSVIGVRDFLIAYNANLNTTSVRRANSVAFDVRENGRPKTEDGTPWGKKVLDANGEEIREPGMLKSVKAIGWMVEEYGIAQVSMNLTNISVTPLHEAFDACCVSATNRGLRVTGSEIVGLLPLNAMLDAGRHYLKKQNVSEGVSEEELIRIAVKSMGLDELYPFNPKEKIIEYRIADENKAKLVKMNLRQFCNETLSDSPAPGGGSVAALVGALGVSLGGMVANLSAAKQGWDARIPEFSAIATKAQGIKDQLLYLVDEDTAAFNKVMDAFRLPKDTDLEKAARSAAIQSANEYAAQVPFSVMQKAFEAYALIKQMAENGNPASITDAGVGALCIHTCIQGAALNVRINLGGLKNEDFKAELGKKVAMLINDSAMTLREILAVVESKMG; this is translated from the coding sequence ATGAAACAACTCATAGAATGCGTACCCAACTTTTCAGAGGGCCGCGACAAGGATAAAATCAAGCAAATCACCGACGCCATTGAGTCTGTCGAGGGCATTTCCCTGCTCGACGTGGACATGGGCGCATCGACCAATCGCACCGTCGTGACCTTTGTCGGCGAACCCGCTGCGGTCGTCGAGGCGGCGTACCGAGGCATCGCCAAGGCTGCCGAACTCATCGACATGCGTACCCACAAGGGCGCACACCCCCGCATGGGCGCTACCGACGTCACGCCGCTGATTCCGATCGCCGGCATCACCTTTGACGAATGCATCGTTTGGGCAAAGGAGCTCGGCAAAAGGGTAGGGGAATTGGGCATCCCCGTTTACCTCTACGAAATGGCCGCTTCGACGCCGGAGCGCAGGAATTTGGCGGTCATCCGTGCCGGCGAATACGAGGCCTTCGCCACCAAAATTTATCAGCCGGAGTGGAAACCTGACTTTGGACCCCAGGAATTCAACGCCAAGGCGGGCCAATCCGTCATCGGCGTACGCGATTTCCTCATTGCCTACAACGCCAATTTGAACACGACTTCGGTGCGGCGCGCAAATTCGGTGGCGTTTGATGTGCGGGAAAATGGCCGGCCCAAAACAGAAGACGGCACACCTTGGGGCAAAAAAGTCCTCGACGCCAATGGCGAAGAAATCCGCGAGCCGGGAATGCTGAAATCCGTGAAAGCCATCGGATGGATGGTCGAGGAATACGGCATCGCGCAGGTGAGCATGAACCTCACCAACATCAGCGTGACGCCCTTGCACGAAGCATTTGACGCCTGTTGTGTGAGCGCCACCAACCGCGGGCTGCGTGTCACGGGCTCGGAAATCGTAGGCCTTTTGCCGTTGAATGCCATGTTGGATGCAGGACGCCATTACCTGAAAAAGCAAAACGTGAGCGAAGGTGTGAGCGAGGAGGAATTGATTCGCATCGCTGTGAAATCCATGGGTCTCGACGAATTGTACCCCTTCAATCCCAAGGAAAAGATCATCGAATACCGCATCGCCGACGAAAACAAGGCCAAGTTGGTCAAAATGAACCTGCGGCAGTTTTGCAACGAAACCTTGAGCGATTCGCCCGCGCCGGGCGGCGGCTCTGTGGCGGCATTGGTCGGCGCCTTGGGCGTGTCCCTCGGTGGAATGGTCGCCAACCTCAGCGCCGCCAAACAAGGCTGGGACGCCCGCATTCCCGAATTCAGCGCGATTGCGACCAAGGCGCAGGGCATCAAGGATCAGTTGCTTTACCTCGTGGACGAAGACACCGCGGCCTTCAACAAGGTCATGGATGCCTTTCGCCTGCCCAAGGACACCGACCTCGAAAAAGCTGCGCGCAGCGCCGCGATCCAATCCGCCAACGAATATGCAGCGCAGGTGCCCTTTTCCGTCATGCAAAAGGCATTCGAAGCTTATGCCTTGATCAAGCAAATGGCCGAAAATGGCAATCCAGCTTCGATCACGGACGCAGGCGTGGGCGCGTTGTGCATCCACACATGCATCCAAGGCGCAGCCCTCAACGTGCGCATCAACCTCGGCGGCCTCAAAAACGAAGACTTCAAAGCCGAACTCGGCAAAAAAGTTGCAATGCTGATCAATGATTCGGCAATGACGCTGCGGGAGATTTTGGCTGTGGTGGAATCCAAGATGGGCTGA
- a CDS encoding virulence RhuM family protein encodes MESEEQNIIIYNTADGKAAVALYARDGSAWMSQAQLAELFDTSKQNIGQHIANVLDDKELNSNSVVKNYFTTASDGKQYEVTFYSLDMILAIGFRVRSKRGTQFRIWANNHLREYLVKGFVMDDERLKNPNGRFDYFDELLERIREIRASEKRFYQKVRDLFALSSDYDQSDKATQMFFAETQNKLLYAVTGQTAAEVIVSRANASLPNMGLTSWKGNVVRKQDIIVAKNYLNADELDTLNRLVVLFLESAELRVKNRQDITMRFWRDNVDRLLEFQDKQVLQGVGQISHGMMEEQVREVYAAFDQQRKAAEAAAADLFDLEELKELEEEVGKRNG; translated from the coding sequence ATGGAAAGCGAAGAACAGAACATCATCATTTACAATACTGCCGACGGCAAGGCTGCAGTTGCTTTGTATGCCCGCGACGGTAGTGCTTGGATGAGTCAAGCGCAACTCGCAGAACTTTTTGACACCTCTAAGCAAAACATTGGCCAACACATCGCTAATGTACTGGATGATAAAGAGTTAAATTCAAATTCAGTTGTAAAGAATTACTTTACAACTGCCTCTGACGGCAAGCAGTACGAAGTCACCTTCTACTCCCTCGACATGATCCTGGCGATCGGATTCCGGGTTCGAAGCAAACGCGGCACTCAGTTTCGCATCTGGGCCAACAACCACTTGCGGGAATACTTGGTCAAGGGCTTTGTGATGGACGATGAGCGGCTGAAGAATCCGAATGGCCGTTTTGACTATTTTGATGAGTTGTTGGAGCGCATCCGCGAAATCCGGGCATCGGAAAAGCGGTTTTATCAGAAGGTGCGGGATTTGTTTGCATTGAGCAGCGACTATGACCAAAGCGATAAGGCGACCCAAATGTTCTTTGCGGAGACCCAAAACAAGCTCCTCTATGCCGTCACAGGACAGACAGCGGCCGAAGTCATTGTCTCACGCGCCAACGCGAGCCTCCCCAACATGGGTTTGACCTCTTGGAAAGGCAACGTCGTGCGCAAGCAAGACATCATCGTCGCCAAAAATTATCTCAATGCCGACGAACTCGATACCCTGAACCGATTGGTCGTGCTCTTCCTTGAAAGCGCCGAGCTCAGGGTGAAAAATCGTCAAGACATCACGATGCGCTTCTGGCGGGACAATGTCGATCGGCTTCTAGAATTTCAAGACAAGCAAGTCCTGCAAGGCGTCGGACAAATCAGCCACGGCATGATGGAGGAGCAAGTACGCGAAGTTTATGCAGCGTTTGATCAGCAGCGCAAGGCCGCCGAAGCAGCTGCCGCGGATTTGTTTGATTTGGAGGAGTTGAAGGAGCTGGAGGAGGAGGTTGGGAAACGGAATGGGTGA
- a CDS encoding M28 family peptidase, whose translation MLPFIQDIISRFGGRYPGSTAERDAQAYTAEYLKNYCDKVEVEEFQAPLESHFGSMKIFVTVYFLVLILLKVNVYAAGLLGILNTVLFLGHFVSYRHWLDFLWRKQASWNVIGDIEPTGEVRDTLIIAGHIDSVREFQWWYRFKQRGIEMTLFGGFALTFLGVYALLSMVITANWWSYGWWIFVVMAPLQLIWYKFFGDRVVDGAIDNLTGVALSVEMAKVFSARRLKHTRLRVISFGSEEACLRGSHAYARAHKQQLLDEKAFLFNLDSIKDPEHLTICISEISTFVYYKKEHIALVQKAFDDAEVPALKLPITVGASDGSAFHMNGLPAITVIGLNSGRLDPTYHTRLDVAANINPQALESMKEVLIRFVENWDGRV comes from the coding sequence ATGCTTCCTTTCATCCAAGACATCATCAGCCGCTTTGGCGGTCGCTACCCGGGCAGCACTGCCGAAAGAGACGCCCAAGCCTACACTGCGGAGTATCTGAAAAACTACTGCGACAAGGTGGAGGTTGAGGAGTTTCAGGCGCCTTTGGAATCCCATTTCGGGTCGATGAAGATCTTTGTGACGGTGTATTTTTTGGTGCTGATCCTGCTGAAAGTCAATGTCTATGCAGCTGGTTTGCTCGGAATTTTGAATACGGTCCTGTTTCTGGGGCATTTTGTGAGCTACCGGCATTGGCTGGATTTTTTGTGGCGGAAACAGGCGTCTTGGAACGTCATCGGCGACATCGAACCCACGGGTGAAGTGCGGGACACGCTGATCATCGCCGGCCATATCGACAGCGTCCGCGAATTTCAGTGGTGGTACCGCTTCAAGCAGCGTGGCATCGAAATGACCCTGTTTGGCGGGTTTGCGCTGACATTCTTGGGCGTCTATGCGCTGCTGAGCATGGTCATCACAGCAAATTGGTGGAGTTACGGATGGTGGATTTTTGTGGTGATGGCGCCCTTGCAGCTGATTTGGTACAAATTTTTTGGAGATAGGGTCGTCGATGGCGCGATCGACAACCTCACGGGCGTGGCGCTCTCCGTCGAAATGGCCAAGGTCTTTTCGGCGCGCAGGCTCAAGCATACACGTTTGCGCGTGATCAGCTTCGGATCCGAGGAGGCGTGTTTGCGCGGGTCACATGCCTACGCACGGGCGCACAAGCAACAATTGCTGGACGAAAAGGCATTTCTCTTTAACCTCGATTCGATCAAGGACCCAGAGCACTTGACGATTTGCATCAGCGAAATCAGCACGTTTGTTTACTACAAAAAGGAACACATCGCGCTGGTGCAAAAGGCCTTTGACGATGCAGAAGTGCCCGCACTCAAGTTGCCGATCACGGTCGGCGCTTCGGATGGCTCAGCCTTCCATATGAACGGCTTGCCGGCGATCACGGTGATCGGCCTCAATTCGGGACGCTTGGACCCGACCTACCATACACGCCTCGACGTCGCGGCAAACATCAATCCGCAAGCGCTGGAGTCCATGAAAGAGGTGCTGATCCGGTTTGTGGAGAATTGGGATGGGCGGGTTTGA
- a CDS encoding zeta toxin family protein has product MVKRLFIIAGCNGAGKTTASFTILPEILNCKEFVNADEIARGLSPFQPEKVAFEAGRIMLRRIDELLERGETFAFETTLATKSYRTTVEEAKAKGYVVTLLFFWLDSVQLAIDRVAERVRNGGHNIETDVIRRRYVSGLQNLFGIYLPVVSEATIFDNSLGAPMLIAHKSTGSPPQTRPSQFSTNRISTSFMDSSACGLMFAATSRRVW; this is encoded by the coding sequence ATGGTCAAGCGCCTATTTATCATCGCAGGTTGCAATGGAGCTGGAAAAACGACGGCATCCTTTACCATTTTGCCCGAGATTTTGAACTGCAAAGAGTTTGTCAATGCCGACGAAATAGCCCGCGGCTTGTCGCCCTTTCAGCCGGAAAAGGTTGCTTTTGAAGCTGGCAGGATCATGCTCAGGCGCATCGACGAACTTCTGGAGCGCGGCGAAACCTTTGCTTTTGAGACCACCCTCGCAACGAAAAGCTACCGCACGACCGTGGAGGAAGCCAAGGCGAAAGGGTACGTCGTGACTTTGTTGTTTTTTTGGTTGGACAGCGTTCAATTGGCCATTGACCGTGTCGCCGAAAGAGTGCGCAATGGTGGGCACAACATTGAGACAGATGTTATCCGAAGAAGGTATGTAAGCGGTCTGCAGAATCTGTTTGGGATTTACCTTCCGGTCGTGAGCGAAGCTACGATTTTTGATAATTCTCTTGGAGCGCCAATGTTGATTGCTCATAAGTCGACTGGCAGTCCACCTCAAACCCGCCCATCCCAATTCTCCACAAACCGGATCAGCACCTCTTTCATGGACTCCAGCGCTTGCGGATTGATGTTTGCCGCGACGTCGAGGCGTGTATGGTAG
- a CDS encoding cytochrome b/b6 domain-containing protein: MENSATTQGSVALFNERHPALIRLWHWLFALLLISTIVLVMLAEYVFDTRANAPAVMEEALNRGVELSEKQARGIAHYFPEKLWVLHTWIGYGINFLLFSRLLIEVVVSKEEKMRNKIKRALQLSPTSDVQKRDRLHYIWVKRGYLVFYLLIFVMAATGLGLAFEHDVELLDTYHRPIKQIHELGQWGMYAYIVVHLFGVLRADMTKYNGLVSRMIHGKQG; this comes from the coding sequence ATGGAGAATTCCGCGACAACGCAAGGCAGCGTGGCCCTGTTCAATGAACGCCATCCAGCCCTGATCCGCCTCTGGCACTGGCTATTTGCCCTTTTGCTCATCAGCACGATCGTCTTGGTGATGCTCGCCGAATACGTTTTTGATACCCGTGCCAATGCGCCGGCGGTCATGGAGGAGGCCCTCAACCGCGGCGTCGAACTCAGCGAAAAACAAGCACGCGGCATCGCGCACTACTTCCCCGAAAAGCTCTGGGTGCTCCATACTTGGATCGGCTATGGAATTAATTTCCTGTTATTCAGCCGTTTGTTGATCGAAGTGGTCGTCTCGAAGGAGGAAAAAATGCGTAACAAGATCAAGCGTGCTTTGCAGCTTTCCCCAACATCGGATGTCCAAAAACGGGATCGCCTGCATTACATCTGGGTCAAGCGTGGGTATTTGGTCTTTTACCTGTTGATTTTCGTGATGGCAGCAACAGGATTGGGCCTTGCGTTTGAGCATGATGTGGAATTGTTGGACACCTACCACCGCCCGATCAAACAAATCCACGAACTCGGCCAATGGGGAATGTACGCCTACATCGTAGTACACCTTTTTGGGGTTCTACGTGCCGACATGACCAAGTACAATGGTCTAGTTTCAAGGATGATCCACGGGAAGCAGGGGTAA
- a CDS encoding DUF695 domain-containing protein has protein sequence MSFFKKLFGKKEQPIRSYADFWAWFQEHAPNFQSVVKRMGDIQRDFFSHVSPKLGELHEGFYLLTGMQDPETVELVFSAEGNLRNFVFVEELVAAAPPIPGWTFTAHKPAFDSTTFGVEMEGIQFDHKTLHFYPIEDSAFPDLIQIAVVHRDLTAENRPVITNGCFVFLDNYLGDLRVVTEIDQVFIVGKGDAAGELMTMDKLGPYLTWRQAEFVEKYEGERQNTEHGNYAIMEATLQNGKGLIATINQDLLQWDRKASHPWMVIVEIGYPADGDHGMPDQSTADSLNTIEDKIIAQLPDHEGYLNIGRQTSENLRSIFMACRDFRKPSKVMEAIEKEYKGSFQIEFEIFKDKYWRSVERFAKP, from the coding sequence ATGAGCTTCTTCAAAAAATTATTCGGCAAAAAAGAGCAGCCCATTCGCAGCTATGCAGATTTCTGGGCTTGGTTTCAGGAACATGCGCCGAACTTTCAAAGTGTTGTCAAGCGAATGGGAGATATTCAGAGGGACTTTTTCAGCCACGTTTCCCCAAAATTGGGCGAGTTGCATGAGGGATTTTACCTGTTGACGGGTATGCAAGACCCGGAGACAGTGGAATTGGTCTTTTCGGCGGAAGGGAATTTGCGGAATTTCGTTTTTGTCGAAGAACTCGTTGCTGCAGCACCTCCGATCCCAGGATGGACCTTCACAGCTCACAAACCTGCCTTCGACAGCACCACCTTTGGCGTCGAAATGGAGGGCATCCAATTTGACCACAAAACGTTGCATTTCTATCCGATCGAGGATTCAGCGTTCCCGGATTTGATTCAAATCGCGGTCGTACATCGCGATTTGACAGCCGAAAACCGCCCTGTGATCACCAACGGCTGCTTCGTATTTCTAGACAACTACCTTGGGGACCTGAGGGTCGTCACCGAAATCGATCAGGTTTTCATCGTAGGAAAGGGGGATGCAGCCGGCGAATTGATGACCATGGACAAACTTGGCCCCTACCTCACGTGGCGGCAAGCTGAATTCGTTGAAAAATACGAGGGCGAAAGACAGAATACCGAGCATGGCAACTACGCCATCATGGAAGCAACGCTGCAAAACGGGAAAGGGCTCATTGCAACGATCAACCAAGATCTGCTGCAATGGGACCGAAAAGCCTCGCATCCTTGGATGGTGATCGTGGAAATCGGCTATCCCGCTGACGGCGATCACGGCATGCCCGACCAATCAACAGCCGATTCGCTGAATACCATTGAAGACAAAATCATCGCCCAACTCCCTGACCATGAAGGCTATCTCAACATTGGGCGGCAAACTTCCGAAAACCTCCGATCCATCTTTATGGCCTGCCGGGATTTCCGGAAACCGTCTAAAGTGATGGAGGCGATTGAAAAGGAATACAAGGGCAGTTTTCAGATTGAATTTGAGATCTTCAAGGACAAATACTGGCGAAGTGTAGAGCGGTTTGCCAAGCCGTAG
- a CDS encoding T9SS type A sorting domain-containing protein, whose translation MINPETIRKILLTCLVLVAIVGSFNAQTNCCPYISPIEIIPTQPTTSDSVRIVTQTTTPGYGQEISYSFSLQGNLIQLNGCFADGMLTVPRTFLDTTMLGPLQGGFYTVNYLGTISSNDTVCVPVDSNSVTLNFEVVNLASIANEGLPSNGFSIAPNPVVDEFVVISRKSVGRLELTLTNALGQVCYYTTLNAGASVDIRSFPAGMYWIKIGTAGSQSVYKVFKN comes from the coding sequence ATGATCAATCCCGAAACCATCCGCAAGATTCTTCTCACCTGCCTCGTTTTGGTAGCAATTGTTGGTTCGTTCAATGCGCAAACGAATTGCTGCCCATACATTTCCCCAATCGAGATCATTCCCACTCAGCCTACCACAAGTGATTCGGTGAGGATCGTGACACAAACGACGACTCCTGGCTACGGTCAAGAAATTTCATACAGTTTCTCTTTGCAAGGAAATTTGATCCAATTGAATGGCTGTTTTGCGGATGGGATGCTGACCGTTCCACGGACGTTTTTGGATACAACAATGCTTGGACCGTTGCAGGGAGGATTTTATACAGTGAATTACTTGGGAACCATTTCTTCCAATGACACCGTTTGCGTTCCGGTAGATTCCAACAGCGTGACTTTGAATTTCGAGGTTGTGAACTTGGCTAGCATCGCAAATGAAGGTTTACCCTCTAACGGCTTTTCCATTGCCCCTAACCCCGTGGTGGACGAATTTGTGGTGATTTCGCGCAAATCAGTCGGAAGATTGGAGCTAACACTCACCAATGCTTTGGGACAAGTTTGCTATTACACCACCTTGAATGCCGGCGCTTCAGTTGATATTCGGTCTTTTCCGGCAGGCATGTATTGGATCAAAATTGGTACTGCGGGTAGTCAATCAGTTTACAAAGTTTTCAAGAATTGA
- a CDS encoding class I SAM-dependent methyltransferase — protein sequence MKHPESMDHSEFAASIFDKYAEGYQSRFMDISAYHDSLDVLLAAISVKAAKVLEVACGPGNVTQYLLQKRPDLQILGTDLSPNMLALAQANNPTAQFELLDGRAILQVPEQLDAIVAAFFFPYISKEEALRFIQDSATKLAPGGVLYISTMEDDYAKSGIRKGSQGDEIFMHFHEAGYLTAQLKACGFDLLYESRVRAAGPDGDVDLILIARKTGK from the coding sequence ATGAAACATCCGGAATCCATGGATCACTCCGAATTCGCTGCCAGCATCTTTGACAAATACGCCGAAGGCTATCAGTCGCGGTTCATGGACATCAGCGCTTACCACGACAGTTTGGATGTTTTGCTTGCCGCGATATCGGTCAAGGCTGCAAAAGTTCTCGAGGTCGCATGCGGCCCGGGGAATGTTACCCAATATTTGCTGCAAAAGCGCCCGGATTTGCAGATTTTGGGCACTGATCTATCTCCGAATATGTTGGCCCTCGCCCAAGCCAACAATCCGACCGCGCAATTTGAGCTTCTGGACGGTCGGGCCATCTTGCAAGTTCCGGAGCAGTTGGATGCGATTGTCGCGGCATTTTTCTTTCCGTACATTTCCAAGGAAGAGGCGCTGCGTTTCATTCAAGATAGTGCAACCAAACTCGCACCGGGTGGCGTCCTCTACATCAGCACCATGGAAGACGACTATGCAAAATCGGGAATTCGCAAAGGCAGCCAAGGCGATGAAATTTTTATGCATTTTCACGAAGCCGGCTATTTGACAGCGCAGCTCAAGGCTTGCGGATTCGATTTACTCTACGAAAGTCGGGTTCGCGCAGCAGGGCCGGATGGGGATGTGGATTTAATTCTGATCGCAAGGAAAACAGGGAAATGA
- a CDS encoding bifunctional (p)ppGpp synthetase/guanosine-3',5'-bis(diphosphate) 3'-pyrophosphohydrolase, with the protein MKNWSIDTLQDIWQLATELHDGQKYGGPAKGQQIEYINHIGSVVFEVMAALDQTANMNAELALSCAILHDSLEDTGITFEEIQAKFGLAVAEGVLALTKSPAIADKDEKMQDSLARIRQQPHEIWAVKMADRICNLYAPPFYWSNEKKRAYLEEAKLIHAALKDGNVYLANRLALKIQEYQRFIA; encoded by the coding sequence ATGAAAAATTGGTCCATCGATACACTTCAAGATATCTGGCAGCTCGCCACCGAACTCCACGACGGCCAAAAGTATGGCGGTCCGGCGAAGGGACAGCAGATTGAATATATCAATCACATCGGGAGTGTGGTGTTTGAGGTGATGGCGGCCTTGGATCAGACGGCGAATATGAACGCCGAGTTGGCCCTTTCATGCGCCATTTTGCACGATAGCTTGGAAGATACCGGAATCACTTTCGAGGAAATTCAAGCGAAATTTGGCCTTGCCGTTGCCGAAGGGGTGCTTGCCTTGACCAAAAGTCCTGCGATTGCCGACAAGGACGAGAAGATGCAAGACAGTCTTGCCCGCATTCGGCAGCAACCCCACGAAATCTGGGCAGTCAAAATGGCCGACCGTATCTGCAATTTGTACGCGCCACCGTTTTATTGGAGCAATGAGAAGAAACGGGCCTATTTGGAGGAGGCAAAGTTGATTCATGCCGCTTTGAAGGATGGAAATGTCTACTTGGCGAATCGATTGGCCTTGAAGATTCAAGAATATCAACGTTTTATCGCCTGA
- a CDS encoding DUF1801 domain-containing protein — protein sequence MNPVAFKNIDQYIAQFPAETQALLQQLRAVIRETAPLAVECISYQMPAFKMKRVLVYFAGYKGHIGFYPSGTGIAAFQHEFKDFKWSKGAVQFPLDKPLPLELVRRIVLHRIMEDEALVVKKPKRKN from the coding sequence ATGAATCCCGTTGCCTTTAAAAACATCGATCAATACATCGCCCAATTTCCGGCGGAGACGCAGGCATTGCTTCAACAACTCCGGGCGGTGATTCGCGAAACAGCTCCCTTGGCCGTCGAATGCATCAGTTACCAGATGCCGGCCTTCAAAATGAAACGCGTTTTGGTCTATTTTGCAGGCTACAAAGGCCATATCGGATTTTATCCCTCGGGGACCGGAATCGCTGCGTTTCAGCACGAATTCAAGGATTTCAAATGGTCCAAAGGTGCCGTTCAGTTTCCGCTTGACAAGCCGCTGCCGTTGGAACTTGTACGTCGGATCGTCTTGCACCGCATCATGGAAGACGAGGCATTGGTCGTCAAGAAGCCCAAACGGAAAAATTGA
- a CDS encoding DUF1697 domain-containing protein: MPRYIALLRGINVSGQKIIKMVDLKAMFEAANCTSVVTYIQSGNVVFEHAEADAAELRRHLEVHLKASLGYAVPTLLRTHGHSRRLCPKTHSTINFRNLASGCMSVSLKMLPIPRPLPPLRLTPILRNNCRSMAQRPLCTMPAAWARQN; encoded by the coding sequence ATGCCCCGATACATCGCCCTCCTCCGCGGGATCAACGTCAGCGGTCAGAAAATCATCAAAATGGTCGACTTGAAGGCCATGTTTGAAGCGGCGAATTGCACGTCCGTCGTAACCTATATTCAAAGCGGCAATGTCGTTTTTGAACATGCTGAAGCGGATGCTGCTGAACTGCGACGGCATTTGGAGGTTCACCTGAAGGCATCGCTCGGGTATGCTGTGCCTACGCTTCTGCGCACGCACGGGCACTCGCGGCGATTGTGTCCAAAAACCCATTCGACGATCAACTTCCGGAATTTGGCAAGCGGATGTATGTCTGTTTCCTTGAAAATGCTCCCGATACCACGGCCATTGCCGCCATTGCGCCTTACACCAATCCTGAGGAACAACTGCAGGTCCATGGCTCAGAGGCCTTTGTGTACTATGCCGGCGGCTTGGGCAAGGCAAAATTGA
- the dinD gene encoding DNA damage-inducible protein D produces MKQELITELFEKFEKACYSYNGLECWSARELMEIFEYTKWENFAKVVEKAKLSCENADSSVSDHFLDVRKMIQTGKGAEREIQDIALTRYACYLIAQNGDPAKNPVAFAQTYFAVQTRKQEMVEQRLLNVARVTAREKLSKTETKLSKILYDRGVDHHGFARIRSQGDQALFGGNSTGEMKKQLKIPENRPLADFLPTLIIKAKDFATELTSHNVVDKNLHGEAPITHEHVDNNRAVRKMLKERGVKPEELPPSEDVKKVQRQLANEEKAIAAGAKKPTGNPQQ; encoded by the coding sequence ATGAAACAAGAACTTATCACCGAACTCTTCGAAAAATTCGAAAAAGCCTGCTATTCCTACAATGGACTAGAGTGCTGGAGCGCCCGTGAGCTCATGGAAATTTTTGAATACACCAAGTGGGAAAACTTCGCCAAGGTGGTTGAAAAAGCGAAACTCTCCTGCGAAAACGCCGATTCCAGCGTTTCTGATCATTTTCTTGATGTCAGGAAGATGATCCAGACTGGCAAAGGGGCGGAAAGGGAGATTCAAGACATCGCACTCACACGCTATGCCTGCTACCTGATCGCTCAAAATGGTGACCCTGCAAAAAATCCGGTTGCCTTTGCCCAGACTTACTTTGCTGTCCAGACCCGGAAGCAAGAAATGGTGGAACAGCGGCTTCTGAACGTCGCGCGGGTGACGGCGAGAGAAAAGCTTTCCAAAACGGAAACCAAACTTTCGAAAATTCTCTATGACCGCGGCGTCGACCACCATGGGTTTGCAAGAATCCGCTCCCAAGGCGACCAAGCACTGTTTGGCGGAAACTCCACCGGAGAAATGAAAAAGCAGTTAAAAATCCCGGAAAACAGACCCTTGGCTGATTTCCTACCAACATTGATCATCAAAGCCAAGGACTTTGCAACTGAGCTCACGAGCCACAATGTTGTCGACAAGAACTTGCATGGTGAAGCGCCCATCACCCATGAGCATGTCGACAACAACCGCGCAGTGCGCAAAATGCTGAAAGAACGTGGCGTGAAACCAGAGGAGTTGCCGCCTTCGGAAGATGTCAAAAAGGTGCAGCGACAACTTGCCAATGAGGAAAAGGCCATTGCTGCTGGAGCGAAAAAGCCAACCGGAAATCCGCAACAATAG
- a CDS encoding DUF523 domain-containing protein, which translates to MTDQDHLRSLRVPTKENPLRILMSACLAGVTCGYDGTANGTYPSALKLLQYDTARLVRFCPEEFSFGSPRAMCDIHGGTGLDVLEGRAKMLSEFGEDWSEGIIRASEKMLELAQAEDVELAVLMDVSGACGSQVIYDGNRFGAEKVYQIGAGVCAAQLMRNGFKVISQRDFASLELLYAKLDPAHIINPEAIDHHETAWYRLYFGK; encoded by the coding sequence ATGACCGATCAAGATCACCTCCGCTCCCTCCGCGTTCCGACGAAGGAAAATCCTTTGCGCATCCTCATGAGCGCCTGCCTTGCGGGCGTGACATGCGGGTACGACGGCACAGCAAATGGCACCTATCCAAGTGCACTGAAGCTCCTGCAATATGACACTGCGCGTTTGGTGCGCTTTTGCCCGGAGGAGTTTTCCTTCGGTTCGCCGAGGGCCATGTGCGACATCCACGGCGGGACCGGCTTGGACGTGTTGGAAGGTAGAGCCAAAATGCTGTCGGAGTTTGGCGAAGATTGGAGCGAAGGCATCATCCGAGCCTCGGAAAAGATGCTGGAACTCGCCCAAGCAGAAGACGTCGAACTTGCCGTACTGATGGACGTGAGCGGTGCCTGCGGCAGTCAAGTCATTTATGACGGCAACCGGTTTGGTGCCGAAAAGGTCTATCAAATCGGGGCAGGAGTCTGCGCTGCCCAACTGATGCGCAACGGCTTCAAAGTCATCAGTCAGCGGGATTTTGCCTCGCTGGAACTGCTTTATGCAAAATTGGATCCTGCGCATATCATCAATCCGGAGGCCATCGATCACCACGAAACCGCTTGGTACCGATTATATTTTGGGAAATGA